The genomic region AAGCACACTGGCTAACGGCCCATCAATAACCTCGTCCGAACCACCTCTGATGTCTGCAGTGCCAATCCAAGATACAAGAACGTCAGCCATGTTAGATAAAGTATCTTCTGTAGATATAAAAAATTCATCATCAGGCATTTCTGCTCAGGAAGCAATGTGCGTACAGGTATGGCTTCAGGATCACTAGACTACTACTGACGAATGCCGATGGGAAATTTTACGGATTTCCCCCTGGCGAACTATGCTTCTGAATACTGGTCTGGTATCGGTGTTCAGAATGTCTCTCCAAAACTTCCCCAAGGCTTTACCTGACGAACTACTCGGTAGTGTTCTAGCTCGAAGCGTTCATCAACTGGGCGTTAAAGATGACAAGGTGGCACTTAAGCTGCTCTTTGGCTCCCGAAATGTAGTTCCGTCTGGGTTGATGCAGGGGCACATCGATATGCTTCTGGAGCATGTAGGGCATATTTGGCCAATATCATCATCAGAAGTCATTCAGCGTCATTCACTACTTCCGCTATTCAGGCCTTTCTCTACTCATGAAAAGTACAGCAAATTGCTTGCTGACCTTTGCTCTGGACGAATGAATTTTGGCATGTTGCGTTCGGGTATCAACGCTTCGCGTCTAAAATGGACAAATACCTTCAGAGTTTGTCCCGTGTGTTGGCATGAGCAGCGGGCAGAATACGGTTTTGCAGTTTGGTCTCGTGTCTTGCAGTGCCCAGGTGTGGAATGCTGCCCAGATCATAAATGCCTTTTGGTTGATAGCAAAATATCAATGCCGTCAGAGCGGAGGCATGAGCTGGTTGGAGCTCATCAATACCGACTAGAGTGCTCGCTGGCGGTTGCAGCTGAACAAAGGTTAGTACAGGTTGCTGACTGCATTAAGCAGCTCCTGGATTTGAATTATCCGTTTGTTACTCCTGGCCATTGGACGGGTTTCTACCGTCAGATTGTTAAGGACAAGGGTCTGGTATTGGGCGGCCGCGTTGATCATGATGCTATACGTTCCGAGGTATTGTGCTACTGGGGGGAACAGCAACTTGAAAGATGGGGCCTCGAACTTTCAGGTGACTCAAACTGGTTGTTGTCCATGTTTAGAACGCACCGACGACCCTTCAATTATCTCCAGCACTTGGTTGTATTACAGGCGTTTGAGCAGCCTACGAATCTCGAAAGGCTGTTTCAGCAAGTAGCATCATTTCCTGCTGAGCCATTAGCGCGCAGGCATTATGAGAATAGCCGGGCTGATTACAGTCGCCAGGAGTACAGGGAAATATGGAGGCAGCTCCTCGCTGATGCATCATCTTTGAAAAGCATTAGATCTTCTGCCGAAGGGGCAAGAGTCTACTCGTGGCTGTATCGATATGACCGTGAGTGGTTGATGAAAAACAAACCTGCAGCGATGGCTAGGAAGCCACGTAATCATATCGACTGGACTGCTCGTGATCGTGACTATGCACGCCGTATATGCCGCCTGGAGAGATCGTTGCGGCATCAAATTGACGGCCCGAGACGATCACAGGCTTGGTATCTTCGCCAAATGGGTCTGAAGAGCTCCTTTAGGATGAAATCTCATCTTTTGCCGCTTTGTAGATTGCTTCTTAATCGTTATGCTGAGTCCGTTGATGAGTACCAAACGCGTCGTCTTGCGAGCTGTGTGCTTCGGTTAATGGAAGAGAAAAAGGAATTCCAACTGTATGAAGTTGAACGCCTTGCTGGGCTCAGTAAAGAGCGGTGTCGAAAAGCTGCAAGGCAAATTATCCGAGATCATATCGCCTGCTGGTCGGGCATTGCGCAAGTTTCCAGCAGACTCCAAGCTTGAAGCTGTTCGGGGGATCTATTCCCGCAAGTTACTTGGGCTTAGGCAACAGGCGGTAGTGGATGTTAAGTTTGAGCATCATCCGTTAACGGCAGTGCCTATTGAAGTAATCGGTATGTTGGTGCCGGGCAGCAAATTTAAAGATAAAAAGAGAATCCCTCCCAAGGACTCCCAGTCTCGATCAATCAGCATTGATAGGGTCGAAGAAGCCGTACTCCTTGATCATGAGTATTGGCACAGAGTTCATTCAATGGATGGCAGCAGTTGCCTCATTCGCAGTATAGAGCTGGCTCGGGTTTTGTTTTTCCATTCGCCTCATCTGATTCGCTGTGCTCTTCGGCCAAATGGAATGGATTCATTGGTTCGGATTGGCCGTGGTGATGAAGTCATTGAAGTGAGTTTCACAGAGATGGCTGACTTTCCTGCCTCACAGCTACACAATAAGCGAATTCAGTCTCATTTATCATGGCTTTTTCTGTCCCAGTCAGCCAAGCAGTCCTTCGGTAGTATCTACCAAGAATGGGTGATGTCAGATGAAGAGAGATGGATGTTCAGGTTTTCACCTCCGCCGATGCATGGCTGGCAAATCTCAGTCATGAGGTGTGCCCATAGCGTTGACCCGTTTCTTGAAAAAGTATCCGAGATACGTACAGTCAACGTAGAAGATTTCTGCCTACAGCAGAAAGTCATTTTTCGTCACCCGAAACTGCGTTATCCAGTGACTCTTGATGAAAGCCGCAAGTCACGCAAACGCAAACCCACAGACGAACATCCGGAGCTTGATTTACCATCAGTGCCAGGTATGGCGGAGGGCATGCACCAGGTTGATGATGGTAATTTGAAATTCAATATACCTTCTGGTCCCATGACGGAAGTTGATGGTGGCCTACCAAGACCCGAAGGGTCAGGGACCCGCGAAGCAGAGGCAGGCATTTCACAGTCAACGGGGGCAGGACCTTCTGAGCTGGATGGCGATGCCCAAGAGTTGAGCCTCCGCTTGAATCAGGAGGCTGATCCGGAAGAAGAACAACAGCCTGATGAACTGATTGCGAGCGAACCCACAGGGCGTTTTTCAAACTTTGAAAAAGCCATCAACATCTTGGTTCATGAATACGACTACGAGCTAACTGGGTCAATCTGCTGCTACGAGTTTCCTTTACCAAAGACACGTAGCAAAAAGATTCTAAGGACAGAGGATGGCAGACCCATACAGTACTACTTGGCAGGCCTTCGATGTAACGATCTTTCCATATGCATCTTGGAGGCTGACGTTGAGAGCTTGCTAGTACATGAAGAAGCTAACCCAGAGTCCGTTAGTACACTTCTGGCTATTGTGCGAGGGGAGCCCACGCAGTCAGTGTCTCGTATAGTGCAGTCATTTTCTGACAGTGGAGTGACTTGGAAAGAGTCTGACTTACGTACACATTGCCTAGTTTTTCATCGTTGCGATCATCCTAAACGATACCGGTCAGTGGATACAGAGGTGGCTGGCAAGATCACCAGGCAACGTGTTCCGCGAGAAAACGATGTATTTCTTCGATCTTGGGTGGACATCCTGCAGAGAGGCATTCAGAAAATCACTCAGAAATACAATGATGCACAGAAAGATTCAGATATCAGGGAGTAGAAGTGCCGGTCTGCAGTCAAGCTTGGCTGCGATCTGATATAGCTTCTCTACAGTGATGTTTACCCCCCGGAGACATTGATGGAGTTATTGTCAAATCTGGTGTACGGGCTCAGGCGGCGTTCCTGTCTGACTGATCCTGTACTTGTTCCCCATCCTTGAATTTCACGTTGTTGACCACGAGGGCCAGCAGATCAAATCCCTTGATCCGTTTCCAGCGCTTCTGCGCGGTTTCCAGTAGCTTGTAGACCATCGCCAGCGTGGTCTCTCGGGAGCCGCAGTTCCGCGCTCTCTTGCTTCTCAGGCGCACCGTCGAAAACGTCGATTCGATCGGATTGGTCGTCCGGATATGGACCCAGTGCTCCGCCGGGAAGTCGTAGAAGGCCAGCAGCTCTTCACGATCCTTGCGCAGCCGTTCCATGGCGCCGGGATACTTCGACTCAAAGCGTACAAGCGCCCGGTCAAATGCCTTGTGCGCCTCGTCCTGCGTCTCGGCCATCCAGATCTCATGCAGCGCCGCCTTGACCTTCGGTTGCACCGACTTTGGCAGCGCGGACAGGATGTTCGCGCTCTTGTGCACCCAGCAGCGCTGATGGCGGGTGTCCGGATAGCACTTGGCCAGTGCTTTCCAGAAGCCCAAAGCGCCGTCGCCGATGGCCAGCTTCGGGCTGGTCGTCAGGCCTCGGGCCCGCAGTCCCGACAGCAGTTCTGACCAGCTGGCCTCCGACTCGCGGTAGCCGTCCTCAACCGCAACCAGCTCCTTGCGCCCATGCTCCGTCACCCCGATGATCACCAGCAGGCAGAGGCGGTCATCCATGCGCACGTTGCTGTATACGCCGTCGGCCCACCAGTACACGTAGCGGCTTTGGCTCAGATCTCGCTGACACCACTCCCGGTGCTCATCGATCCAGTGCTGCTTCAAGCGACTGATCGTATTGGCCGACAAGCCCCTGGCCTGATCACCCAGCAACGCGGCCAGTGCCTCTTGGTAATCGCCGGTGCTCACACCCTTCAGGTACAGCCAGGGAAGCACTTCCTCCACACTCCGGGCTCGCTTCAGGTACGGCGGCAGCAAGGTGCTGTTGAAGCGAACCCCGGAACCACTCCGATCCCGTACTTTCGGCACCTTGATGTCGACATTGCCGATGCCGGTCTGGACAGTACGCTCAGGTAAATAGCCATTGCGCACGACGGCCTGATATGTTTTGACCTGTCAACGATTACTCGCATTTTTCTTGCTCAAGCGCGTTGGCTCAAGGCACACCCGGCAGATTACGACGGTGGATCATGCTGATATACGTGGATTGGTTACCACCAGACTTCACTACGTCGTAGAGCTGGCCTTTCTCTAGCAGCAGGGATCATCAGCCCGGAACGCCCCTGAGGGATTATCCAGTTGGCTGATGCCGGTTTAACCCGGACAAGGATTCTCCACACCGGCCCGGTATGCCCTGAGTCAACGCGCCTGTTCGTCCTCCTGTTTAACCGCTTTTCGTGTTCGTCGTTGCTGCCGGTAACCGTCAAGCGGCCCGATGCTGGAGCCGCGGCATCTCGTGCCGGACGATGTCCCAGATGAAGCCTGCCAGCTCCCGCGCAACCGCCACGCAGACCAGCTTGGTGCTTTTGCCCGCCTGCGTCAGGGTGCGATAGCGTCCGCAGAGCCGCTTCTGGGCGCGCCACGCGATGGCCTTGGCCTCATCGCTGGCCTCCGTCGCCTTACGCTTCAGATGCGCGGTCTGCCGCGCCGGGAAGCGGTAGCTCCAGGCCGATTCGACCAGCATTCGCCGGGCATGGCCATTGCCGGTCAGGGTGATCGCTCCCTGGCGTCGCCGCGAGCCGCTGCTGTGCTCACTGGGCACCAGCCCCAGATAGGCCATCAGCTGCCGCGGGGAGTCGAAGCGGCTGATATCCCCCAGTTCCGCCAGCAGCACCATGGCCGCGAGCTTATCGATGCCGCGCAGAGCGACCAGCGAACTGACCACCGGCGCCAGCGACCACTGCGGCAGCACCTGCATCATTTGGGCGGTGAGGTCGTCGACGCGCCGGGTTGCCGCCTTTACCGCATCGACGTACTCCTGCAACACCACTTGCTGCCACGCGTGCTCGAACTTGAGCGACTCCAGCCAGTTGTAATGGGTCTGCGTCCAGCGGGTCTTGCCTTTGGGCCAGCTGTGGCCGTGCCGTAGCACAAAAGCGTTCAACTGCTGCCGTGCCTTGCGCTCCTGGGCCTTCATGTCATCCCGGGCACGGGTCAAGTCACGCATGGCTTCCTGTTCCTGATCGGGAACCCAAACGGAAGTCAGGCCGCCCGAGCGCAGCAGCCTGGCCAACTTCAGCGCATCCCGCCGATCGGTCTTGACCCGCTCGCCCGGCTTGCGCGGGATCAGCGACGGCGCCACCACCTGACAGTCATGGCCTGTTGCGAGGATCTGGCGGTAAAGCCCGTAGCCACAGGGCCCCGCCTCGTAGCAGAACTGCACAATGCCCCCGTCCGCCTCCTCACTCAGTCGCTGGATCAGCTTCTCCACAGCCTTCGGCGTATTGGCGATCTCGCCGCGGTACTCGGGCTCACCGCGCCCCGGTCGAG from Thalassospira indica harbors:
- a CDS encoding TnsD family Tn7-like transposition protein; this encodes MSLQNFPKALPDELLGSVLARSVHQLGVKDDKVALKLLFGSRNVVPSGLMQGHIDMLLEHVGHIWPISSSEVIQRHSLLPLFRPFSTHEKYSKLLADLCSGRMNFGMLRSGINASRLKWTNTFRVCPVCWHEQRAEYGFAVWSRVLQCPGVECCPDHKCLLVDSKISMPSERRHELVGAHQYRLECSLAVAAEQRLVQVADCIKQLLDLNYPFVTPGHWTGFYRQIVKDKGLVLGGRVDHDAIRSEVLCYWGEQQLERWGLELSGDSNWLLSMFRTHRRPFNYLQHLVVLQAFEQPTNLERLFQQVASFPAEPLARRHYENSRADYSRQEYREIWRQLLADASSLKSIRSSAEGARVYSWLYRYDREWLMKNKPAAMARKPRNHIDWTARDRDYARRICRLERSLRHQIDGPRRSQAWYLRQMGLKSSFRMKSHLLPLCRLLLNRYAESVDEYQTRRLASCVLRLMEEKKEFQLYEVERLAGLSKERCRKAARQIIRDHIACWSGIAQVSSRLQA
- a CDS encoding IS110 family transposase yields the protein MKEFNATDVRIETASALNVVRDGLQSDFYSFYVGLDVHKETIAIAVARPGRGEPEYRGEIANTPKAVEKLIQRLSEEADGGIVQFCYEAGPCGYGLYRQILATGHDCQVVAPSLIPRKPGERVKTDRRDALKLARLLRSGGLTSVWVPDQEQEAMRDLTRARDDMKAQERKARQQLNAFVLRHGHSWPKGKTRWTQTHYNWLESLKFEHAWQQVVLQEYVDAVKAATRRVDDLTAQMMQVLPQWSLAPVVSSLVALRGIDKLAAMVLLAELGDISRFDSPRQLMAYLGLVPSEHSSGSRRRQGAITLTGNGHARRMLVESAWSYRFPARQTAHLKRKATEASDEAKAIAWRAQKRLCGRYRTLTQAGKSTKLVCVAVARELAGFIWDIVRHEMPRLQHRAA